CCATCGGTGGCAACTCACTGATCCGGTCGAAGGACAAAAGCTCGTTTGCCGACCAACTGGCGACGACCGCTGAAACGTGCCGTTCCATAGCCGACGTCGCTGAGGCTGGGCACGACATCGTAGTCACGCACGGCAACGGCCCGCAGGTCGGATTCATCCTCATCCGGTCACATCTTGCCCGGAACCGGTTGCCCGAGGTACCACTCGACGCGTGCAACGCCCAGACACAGGCCGAAATCGGCTACATGATTCAGCAGTCACTCGACAACGAATTCAAGCGGCGGAGCATCGGAAGGCCGGTGGTTACCCTGGTGACGCAAGTGGTAGTCGATGCGGCCGACCCGGCATTCCGCGAGCCATCCAAGCCGGTGGGGCCGTTCTACACGAAGGGCGAGGCTGCCAGGCTGGAGAAGGAACTCGGGTGGGTTCTGCGCGAGGACGCTGGTCGTGGCTTCAGGCGGCTTGTTCCCTCACCGCGACCGATCAGCGTCGTAGAGATGACGGAGGTCGAATCCCTCCTTGGCTCGGGGGCTGTGGTCATCGCCTGCGGCGGCGGCGGGATACCGGTGGTGCGCGACAATGGAACGCTGAAGGGTGTTGCGGCGGTGATAGACAAGGACCTGGCTTCAAGCCTCTTGGCCGGCGACATCGGAGCCGAGAGACTGGTGATCTCCACGGCTGTGGAGCACGTCTGTTTGAACTACGGCCAGGCAAACCAAACCCCACTGGGATTCGTCTCAGCACTGGATGTGAAGAACCACCTTGCCGCCAGGCAGTTTCCGGCCGGCAGTATGGGTCCGAAGATCGAGGCGGCACTCGACTTCCTGCAGAGGGGTGGAAAAGAGGTCGTCATCACCGATCCGGGCCACCTTGCCGAGGCGATGGCGGGCAAGGCCGGAACGCATATCACAGGCTAAACTCGAATGACGAAGCTCGAAACCCGATTGGAGCTCGAATGCAGACAAGATGACGGATTGGGGTATTCGTGCTTGCATCGTCCGTCGGATTTCCGAGTTCGAGCTTTCGCGCGACTGAGCCCGTGGAGTGCAATCATGGTCACAGTCCTGGCGACCTTCGCATCCGTGCATGCACAGACCATGACCATGATACCGATGGACCTGAGCCAGACCGATCATCTAAGGGCCTACGGTGTCATCCACCGGCTGCTGCAACGCGGGCAGAAGGTGGAGTGGTTGCTCAACTACCGGGGTGGGTCATTCCTGTTTCAACCGGAGCAGCAGGCGGTGCGAGAGTGCAAGCTCAACGGCGTGGTCTACCAGACGGTCGGGGCAAGTGAGGTGGTGCAGATACGTTCAACTGTCGCGACGAGCAACATGGAATCGGTTACGCTGGAACGTCCGACCAAGCTCGCTGTGTATGCGCCACCCACCGTTGACCCGTGGGACGACGCCGTGCGACTGGTACTCGACTACGCAGGTATCAGCTACGATG
The DNA window shown above is from candidate division WOR-3 bacterium and carries:
- the arcC gene encoding carbamate kinase — encoded protein: MRPVTVVAIGGNSLIRSKDKSSFADQLATTAETCRSIADVAEAGHDIVVTHGNGPQVGFILIRSHLARNRLPEVPLDACNAQTQAEIGYMIQQSLDNEFKRRSIGRPVVTLVTQVVVDAADPAFREPSKPVGPFYTKGEAARLEKELGWVLREDAGRGFRRLVPSPRPISVVEMTEVESLLGSGAVVIACGGGGIPVVRDNGTLKGVAAVIDKDLASSLLAGDIGAERLVISTAVEHVCLNYGQANQTPLGFVSALDVKNHLAARQFPAGSMGPKIEAALDFLQRGGKEVVITDPGHLAEAMAGKAGTHITG